Proteins encoded by one window of Micromonospora coxensis:
- a CDS encoding ABC transporter ATP-binding protein, which produces MSEQVSTLGVGDAVADEVVRVEGVSRTFGRGAHAVHAVRDVSFRAGRSELVAVRGRSGAGKTTLLNLVGGLDRPDSGRVHVAGHDVTAAGEAELLRLRRGTVGFVFQTFGLVPILSAAENVGVPLRLARVPAAQREERVAVLLELVGLGGHAAQRPYELSGGQQQRVAVARALANEPDLLIADEPTGQLDSETGRSIMDLLRAVVHARGMTALVATHDPALIELADRTLTLRDGHLVDD; this is translated from the coding sequence ATGAGCGAGCAGGTTTCCACCCTCGGGGTCGGCGACGCGGTCGCCGACGAGGTCGTCCGGGTCGAGGGGGTGAGCCGGACCTTCGGCCGGGGAGCACACGCCGTGCACGCCGTGCGGGACGTCTCGTTCCGGGCCGGGCGGAGCGAGCTGGTGGCGGTGCGGGGCCGCTCGGGCGCCGGCAAGACCACCCTGCTCAACCTGGTCGGCGGGCTGGACCGGCCGGACAGCGGCCGGGTGCACGTGGCCGGGCACGACGTGACCGCCGCCGGGGAGGCGGAGCTGCTGCGGCTGCGCCGGGGCACGGTCGGGTTCGTGTTCCAGACCTTCGGGCTGGTGCCGATCCTCTCCGCGGCGGAGAACGTGGGGGTGCCGCTGCGGCTGGCCCGGGTGCCGGCGGCGCAGCGGGAGGAGCGGGTGGCGGTGCTGCTGGAGTTGGTGGGGCTGGGTGGGCACGCGGCGCAGCGGCCGTACGAGCTGTCCGGTGGGCAGCAGCAGCGGGTGGCGGTGGCCCGGGCGCTGGCCAACGAGCCGGACCTGCTGATCGCCGACGAGCCGACCGGCCAGCTCGACTCGGAGACCGGCCGGTCGATCATGGACCTGCTGCGCGCCGTGGTGCACGCCCGGGGGATGACCGCGCTGGTCGCCACGCACGATCCCGCCCTGATCGAGCTGGCCGACCGCACCCTCACCCTGCGCGACGGCCACCTCGTCGACGACTGA
- a CDS encoding isoamylase early set domain-containing protein, translating into MIKRNKLFGNQTRVTFCLPRDTPPGTVSVVGSFNDWEPGRHELVARRDGTRTVTVRLAPGRHRFRYLATGGVWLDDDSADQVDDKGSLLVL; encoded by the coding sequence GTGATCAAGCGGAACAAGCTCTTCGGCAACCAGACCCGGGTCACCTTCTGCCTGCCCCGGGACACCCCGCCCGGCACCGTCAGCGTGGTCGGCAGCTTCAACGACTGGGAGCCCGGCCGGCACGAGCTCGTCGCCCGCCGCGACGGCACCCGGACGGTGACCGTCCGGCTCGCCCCGGGCCGCCACCGGTTCCGCTACCTGGCCACCGGCGGCGTCTGGCTCGACGACGACTCGGCCGACCAGGTCGACGACAAGGGCAGCCTGCTGGTGCTCTGA
- the msrB gene encoding peptide-methionine (R)-S-oxide reductase MsrB yields MSLDENELPRTEDEWRVRLTPEEFRVLREAGTERPWTGEYVDTKTPGVYHCRACGAELFRSDDKFDSHCGWPSFDDAVPGAVKEIPDHTLGMTRVEIRCARCDSHLGHVFEGEGFTPKDTRHCVNSLSIRLEPKQG; encoded by the coding sequence GTGAGTCTCGACGAGAACGAACTGCCCCGCACCGAGGACGAGTGGCGGGTCCGGCTGACCCCCGAGGAGTTCCGGGTGCTGCGGGAGGCCGGCACCGAGCGGCCGTGGACCGGCGAGTACGTGGACACCAAGACCCCCGGCGTCTACCACTGCCGGGCGTGCGGGGCGGAGCTGTTCCGCAGCGACGACAAGTTCGACTCGCACTGCGGCTGGCCGAGCTTCGACGACGCCGTCCCGGGCGCGGTCAAGGAGATCCCCGACCACACCCTCGGCATGACGCGTGTCGAGATCCGCTGCGCGCGCTGCGACAGCCACCTGGGGCACGTCTTCGAGGGCGAGGGCTTCACCCCGAAGGACACCCGGCACTGCGTGAACTCGCTGTCGATCCGGCTGGAGCCGAAGCAGGGCTGA
- the ligD gene encoding non-homologous end-joining DNA ligase encodes MGGTTKATVTEIEVAGHTVRLSSPDRLIFPQRGFTKADVFHYYLAVGDGIVRALRDRPTTLQRFPEGVEGEAFYQKRVPTRGVPPWVRTARISFPSGRSADELCPADLAHVAWAAQMGTIVFHPWPVRAADVDRPDELRIDLDPQPGTDFADAVAAAGEVRALLAELGAVGWPKTSGGRGVHVYLRIPPRWTFTEVRRATIALARELERRRPDLITTAWWKEERGARVFVDYNQMARDRTIACAYSLRANARATVSTPVEWDELPDVDPDDFDLRTVPARLAERGDPHAGIDDTPYDITTLLEWADRDATGGQGDLPYPPDHPKMPGEPKRVQPSRDRDRPR; translated from the coding sequence ATGGGTGGCACCACGAAGGCGACGGTGACCGAGATCGAGGTGGCCGGGCACACCGTCCGGCTCAGCAGCCCGGACCGGCTCATCTTCCCGCAGCGCGGCTTCACCAAGGCCGACGTCTTCCACTACTACCTGGCGGTGGGCGACGGCATCGTGCGCGCCCTGCGCGACCGTCCCACCACGCTCCAGCGCTTCCCCGAGGGCGTGGAGGGGGAGGCGTTCTACCAGAAGCGGGTGCCCACCCGGGGCGTGCCGCCGTGGGTGCGTACCGCGCGGATCAGCTTCCCCAGCGGGCGCAGCGCCGACGAGCTGTGCCCCGCCGACCTCGCCCACGTCGCCTGGGCCGCCCAGATGGGCACCATCGTGTTCCACCCGTGGCCGGTGCGCGCCGCCGACGTCGACCGCCCCGACGAGCTGCGCATCGACCTCGACCCGCAGCCCGGCACCGACTTCGCCGACGCGGTGGCCGCCGCCGGTGAGGTCCGGGCGCTGCTGGCCGAGCTGGGCGCGGTCGGCTGGCCGAAGACCTCCGGCGGTCGGGGTGTGCACGTCTACCTGCGTATCCCGCCGCGCTGGACGTTCACCGAGGTGCGCCGGGCCACCATCGCGCTGGCCCGCGAGCTGGAACGCCGTCGCCCCGACCTGATCACCACCGCCTGGTGGAAGGAGGAGCGCGGGGCCCGGGTCTTCGTCGACTACAACCAGATGGCCCGGGACCGGACGATCGCCTGCGCGTACTCGCTGCGCGCCAACGCCCGGGCCACCGTCTCCACCCCGGTCGAGTGGGACGAGCTGCCCGACGTCGACCCGGACGACTTCGACCTGCGTACCGTGCCGGCGCGGCTGGCCGAGCGGGGTGACCCGCACGCCGGAATCGACGACACCCCGTACGACATCACCACGCTGCTGGAGTGGGCCGACCGGGACGCCACCGGCGGGCAGGGCGATCTGCCGTACCCGCCGGACCACCCGAAGATGCCGGGCGAGCCGAAGCGGGTCCAGCCCTCCCGGGACCGCGACCGCCCGCGCTGA
- a CDS encoding FtsX-like permease family protein has product MMLVWRRAREARGLLLAAAAAALVAVALVTGLSDYSRRAVDAGQRAMLAAAPAAERSLLISGSGGRDAAEAAARDRTVRDRFAHGLGGASVTVSAARHGTGRELTGDLGGARVDDDPVFADLATLDDLPARADLVTGAWPTAGAPQTQVAVPERVAGALRLTAGSRVPMTDRSTGRAADVVVAGVFRPRDPAAAYWQLAPGAVGTAESDGGSYGPFVLDPADFVRTFPGSTSISWVVEPDLAGVAPSRLPDVGQAVAVALRDVPEEAGLGSSAQSVSGLDRLIDRLGRADLVGRSALLTPLLLIVVLGGYALVLVAALLNEDRRGQTALLRARGAARGQLAGLAVREATLVVLPAALLAPPLAGLVLRRVGGADGLTDLRLGGGGAGAVWTVALAAAVGCLLAMVLPALRRAGSYVADMAARSRPTRAATVQRAGADLALVLLALLAWTQLRQYSSPLAGAGGRLGIDPLLAVAPTLGVLAGAVLALRLLPPVTRVAERFVDRRPWTATMLGMWQAGRRPHAGPVLLLALAVGASTLAWTLVSTWERSQTDQADHRVGADLRVVERGGAAPVDRAASLAGTPGVRQVLPGWRDEIRLGRTSLPTTVLALDTAAAGDVARIADRLGDRPPRELLDRMARERDEAAGVALPADARRLTGTVRTPVREPVVPQSIEVTVLLTRADGLALRLPLATTNSADDRAAPFALDLPAGPPWRVAGFQADAGDAAARGYGLQVDGLRVEDAAGTARAVELTGDWSLVDALRDKPVRTTGVSAAGVDVDYPVVLTEGGRFASQPTIRYAVVPAGESAPVPALVTPQVLAALDARPGDVVPLALSGASVPVRVVGELSAVPGAGDTGGAMLIDLPAATQWLVRQRATVRPVPEWWLRVDPGGHAAAAAALRDLPDVTVLDRREAAEAAAGDPYWRGARTGLLAAALGSVLLALVGLAVDVWATGRRRMAELAVLHTLGAGPPVLARALLAEQTFLAGIGVTVGLLVGAGVGATMAPLVILTPGAGRPVPEAAFTVPWTPIGLTALGLLVAALAFSAVLTTGLRQRVAAVQLRIGGER; this is encoded by the coding sequence ATGATGCTGGTGTGGAGGCGGGCCCGCGAGGCGCGGGGTCTGCTGCTGGCGGCGGCGGCCGCGGCGTTGGTCGCGGTCGCCCTGGTCACCGGGCTCTCCGACTACAGCCGCCGCGCGGTCGACGCCGGCCAGCGGGCCATGCTCGCCGCCGCGCCGGCCGCCGAACGCAGCCTGCTGATCAGTGGCTCCGGCGGCCGGGACGCGGCCGAGGCCGCCGCCCGCGACCGGACGGTGCGGGACCGGTTCGCCCACGGCCTGGGCGGCGCGTCGGTCACCGTGTCCGCCGCCCGGCACGGCACCGGTCGGGAACTCACCGGTGACCTCGGCGGCGCGCGGGTCGACGACGACCCGGTCTTCGCCGACCTGGCCACCCTCGACGACCTGCCCGCCCGCGCCGACCTCGTCACCGGGGCCTGGCCCACCGCCGGGGCGCCGCAGACCCAGGTCGCCGTGCCGGAGCGGGTGGCGGGCGCGCTGCGGCTGACCGCCGGCAGCCGGGTGCCGATGACCGACCGCAGCACCGGCCGGGCCGCCGACGTGGTGGTCGCCGGGGTGTTCCGCCCCCGCGACCCGGCCGCCGCCTACTGGCAGCTCGCGCCGGGGGCGGTCGGCACCGCCGAGAGCGACGGCGGCTCGTACGGGCCGTTCGTCCTCGACCCGGCGGACTTCGTCCGCACCTTCCCCGGCTCCACCTCGATCTCCTGGGTGGTCGAGCCGGACCTCGCCGGCGTCGCGCCGAGCCGGCTGCCCGACGTCGGGCAGGCGGTGGCCGTCGCCCTGCGCGACGTGCCGGAGGAGGCGGGCCTCGGCTCGTCGGCGCAGAGCGTCAGCGGGCTGGACCGGCTGATCGACCGGCTCGGCCGGGCCGACCTGGTGGGGCGCTCGGCGCTGCTCACCCCGCTGCTGCTGATCGTGGTGCTCGGCGGGTACGCGCTGGTGCTCGTCGCCGCGCTGCTCAACGAGGACCGCCGGGGCCAGACCGCGCTGCTGCGGGCCCGGGGGGCCGCGCGCGGCCAGCTCGCCGGGCTGGCCGTCCGGGAGGCGACCCTGGTGGTGCTGCCGGCGGCGCTGCTCGCGCCCCCGCTGGCCGGGCTGGTGCTGCGCCGCGTCGGCGGCGCGGACGGGCTGACCGACCTGCGGCTGGGCGGCGGTGGCGCCGGCGCCGTCTGGACGGTGGCGCTCGCCGCGGCGGTCGGCTGCCTGCTCGCCATGGTGCTGCCGGCGCTGCGCCGGGCCGGCAGCTACGTCGCCGACATGGCCGCCCGCTCCCGCCCCACCCGGGCCGCCACCGTGCAGCGCGCCGGCGCGGACCTGGCCCTGGTGCTGCTCGCCCTGCTCGCCTGGACGCAGCTGCGGCAGTACTCGTCGCCGCTGGCCGGCGCGGGCGGGCGGCTCGGCATCGACCCGCTGCTCGCCGTCGCCCCGACCCTGGGGGTCCTGGCCGGGGCGGTGCTGGCGCTGCGGCTGCTGCCGCCGGTCACCCGGGTCGCCGAGCGGTTCGTCGACCGCCGGCCGTGGACGGCCACCATGCTCGGCATGTGGCAGGCCGGCCGCCGCCCGCACGCCGGACCGGTGCTGCTGCTCGCCCTCGCCGTCGGCGCCAGCACCCTGGCCTGGACGCTGGTCAGCACCTGGGAGCGGTCGCAGACCGACCAGGCCGACCACCGCGTCGGCGCCGACCTGCGGGTGGTCGAACGCGGTGGCGCCGCCCCGGTGGACCGCGCCGCCTCTCTGGCCGGCACGCCGGGGGTACGGCAGGTGCTGCCGGGCTGGCGCGACGAGATCCGGCTGGGCCGCACCAGCCTGCCGACCACGGTGCTGGCCCTGGACACGGCCGCCGCCGGTGACGTGGCCCGGATCGCCGACCGGCTGGGCGACCGGCCGCCGCGCGAGCTGCTCGACCGGATGGCGCGCGAGCGCGACGAGGCCGCCGGGGTCGCGCTGCCGGCCGACGCGCGGCGGCTCACCGGCACCGTCCGCACCCCGGTACGCGAGCCGGTCGTGCCGCAGTCCATCGAGGTGACGGTGCTGCTCACCCGCGCCGACGGGCTGGCCCTGCGGCTGCCGCTGGCCACCACGAACTCCGCCGACGACCGGGCCGCGCCGTTCGCCCTCGACCTGCCCGCCGGGCCGCCGTGGCGGGTGGCCGGCTTCCAGGCCGACGCCGGTGACGCCGCCGCCCGCGGGTACGGCCTCCAGGTCGACGGCCTGCGCGTCGAGGACGCCGCCGGGACCGCCCGAGCGGTGGAGCTGACCGGCGACTGGTCCCTGGTGGACGCCCTGCGCGACAAGCCGGTCCGGACGACCGGGGTCTCCGCGGCCGGGGTGGACGTGGACTACCCGGTCGTGCTGACCGAGGGCGGACGCTTCGCCAGCCAGCCGACGATCCGTTACGCGGTCGTCCCGGCCGGCGAGAGCGCCCCGGTGCCGGCGCTGGTCACCCCGCAGGTGCTGGCCGCCCTCGACGCCCGCCCCGGCGACGTGGTGCCGCTCGCCCTGTCCGGCGCGTCGGTGCCGGTGCGGGTGGTCGGCGAGCTGAGCGCGGTGCCGGGCGCCGGGGACACCGGGGGAGCGATGCTGATCGACCTGCCCGCCGCGACCCAGTGGCTGGTCCGGCAGCGGGCCACCGTCCGGCCGGTGCCGGAGTGGTGGCTGCGCGTCGACCCGGGTGGGCACGCCGCCGCCGCGGCGGCGCTGCGGGACCTGCCCGACGTGACCGTCCTCGACCGGCGGGAGGCCGCCGAGGCGGCGGCCGGTGACCCGTACTGGCGGGGGGCCCGGACCGGGCTGCTCGCCGCCGCGCTCGGGTCGGTGCTGCTCGCCCTGGTCGGTCTCGCCGTGGACGTCTGGGCCACCGGGCGACGCCGGATGGCCGAGCTGGCGGTGCTGCACACCCTGGGCGCCGGGCCCCCCGTGCTGGCCCGGGCGCTGCTCGCCGAACAGACCTTCCTGGCCGGCATCGGCGTGACCGTCGGCCTGCTGGTCGGCGCGGGCGTCGGCGCCACCATGGCCCCGCTGGTGATCCTCACCCCCGGCGCGGGGCGGCCCGTGCCGGAGGCCGCGTTCACCGTGCCGTGGACGCCGATCGGCCTCACCGCGCTGGGGCTGCTGGTGGCCGCCCTCGCCTTCAGCGCGGTGCTCACCACCGGCCTGCGGCAGCGCGTCGCGGCGGTCCAGCTCCGGATCGGGGGAGAACGATGA
- a CDS encoding FtsX-like permease family protein, whose protein sequence is MSVLAVARRVRAYGGHFLLLMVLTLVTAVLVTGVPRLAERLAGQGLREQLAEVPGQGRDLLYRRTPEIQPPGTAGWTAAHRGPLDDLAAGMPPVVRDVIGERWYAADTGFARLKGPELTRDKGLFDLALRTTTGLAEAATLVEGRWAGQGTRREAAVEIALAEPVARALGVRAGSRLRAALYRPDGSEYGAAPVVVVGVFRPRDPADGVWDGLPSALRLTPPVGDGQPFQLVGLTDAVGLDDRAADGWAAGVSYRYRVDPDRLAPGRLDALIAGLSQVDRERPAELHFSQGVDIPLRQYADALAAARTLLTVIATGVLATLAGLTALAAGLAVRRRRDEYVLLRARGGSAFGVVRRGLAESALVVPAAAGVGWLLGGLLPTDPLAGGTPGAALRLALAAALLATVALPVAVLAAQRGGVGGRRDLLRLRGGAGRLTVEVTLVGLAALAAFLLRRRGLTLGGQVDPLLVSVPVLLAVAAALLALRAYPWPLRLASRLAARARGAVAFLGTARAGRAGVAAPLVVVVLAIATAAFCGVVAVGISDGRDRAVTRTVPADALVAGDRFAPDTAAALAGLPGVRAVTPVLAQPGQRLYADADGRPAGAGEAYVLLVEPAGFADVARRSGLDVAVPGTLRGDRASALPALVSPDFAAALAEAELADRAGRRPGWVDVQGNKLPFRLAGTTARFPLVPAEITRFVVLPWPDLPADGPYPLAPTGFLLAAGDRPVDPAALARVAEEGQTRYQTDGTVTGGKRPLPPRVTTWAAERERLGGSGVNGLLVFGFAVGAAGGALLGLLALAFAVLAGARGRGQVLSRLRTMGLSRRQWQGLLLIELAPLVVVSVLTGAVVGALLPVLLNPVLGLSAFTGGVPVTVRFEPGLVAGVLGLAVLALAFAVAVEAVNNRRLRLGEVLRLGEES, encoded by the coding sequence ATGAGCGTCCTGGCGGTGGCGCGCAGGGTCCGCGCGTACGGGGGCCACTTCCTGCTGCTGATGGTGCTGACGCTGGTGACGGCGGTGCTGGTCACCGGGGTGCCCCGGCTGGCCGAGCGGCTGGCCGGCCAGGGACTGCGCGAGCAGCTGGCCGAGGTGCCGGGCCAGGGGCGGGACCTGCTCTACCGGCGGACGCCGGAGATCCAGCCGCCCGGCACCGCGGGCTGGACCGCCGCGCACCGGGGCCCGCTCGACGACCTGGCCGCCGGCATGCCCCCGGTGGTGCGCGACGTGATCGGCGAGCGGTGGTACGCGGCCGACACCGGCTTCGCCCGGCTGAAGGGCCCGGAACTCACCCGCGACAAGGGCCTGTTCGACCTGGCCCTGCGCACCACGACCGGGCTGGCGGAGGCGGCCACCCTGGTCGAGGGGCGCTGGGCGGGGCAGGGGACCCGCCGGGAGGCGGCGGTGGAGATCGCGCTCGCCGAGCCGGTGGCCCGCGCCCTCGGCGTCCGCGCCGGCAGCCGGCTGCGGGCGGCCCTGTACCGGCCGGACGGCAGCGAGTACGGCGCCGCCCCCGTGGTGGTGGTCGGTGTGTTCCGTCCCCGCGACCCGGCCGACGGCGTCTGGGACGGGTTGCCGTCCGCGCTGCGGCTGACCCCGCCGGTCGGTGACGGGCAGCCGTTCCAGCTCGTCGGGCTGACCGACGCGGTCGGCCTGGACGACCGGGCGGCGGACGGCTGGGCCGCCGGGGTCAGCTACCGGTACCGGGTCGACCCCGACCGGCTCGCCCCGGGGCGGCTCGACGCGCTGATCGCCGGCCTGTCCCAGGTGGACCGCGAGCGACCGGCCGAGCTGCACTTCTCCCAGGGCGTCGACATCCCGCTGCGGCAGTACGCGGACGCGCTCGCCGCCGCCCGGACCCTGCTCACCGTCATCGCCACCGGGGTGCTCGCCACCCTCGCCGGGCTGACCGCGCTGGCGGCCGGGCTGGCGGTGCGCCGCCGCCGCGACGAGTACGTCCTGCTGCGCGCCCGGGGCGGTTCGGCGTTCGGGGTGGTGCGGCGGGGCCTGGCCGAGTCGGCACTGGTGGTGCCGGCCGCCGCCGGGGTGGGCTGGCTGCTCGGTGGTCTCCTCCCGACCGACCCGCTGGCCGGCGGCACGCCCGGCGCGGCGCTCCGGCTGGCCCTGGCCGCCGCGCTGCTGGCCACCGTGGCGCTGCCGGTGGCGGTGCTGGCCGCCCAGCGCGGCGGCGTGGGCGGGCGTCGCGACCTGCTCCGGCTGCGGGGCGGGGCGGGCCGGCTGACCGTCGAGGTCACCCTGGTCGGGCTGGCCGCGCTCGCCGCGTTCCTGCTGCGCCGGCGGGGCCTGACGCTCGGCGGACAGGTGGATCCGCTGCTGGTGTCGGTGCCGGTGCTGCTGGCGGTCGCCGCCGCGCTGCTGGCGCTGCGCGCGTACCCGTGGCCGTTGCGGCTGGCCAGCCGGCTGGCCGCCCGGGCGCGCGGGGCGGTGGCCTTCCTCGGCACCGCCCGCGCCGGCCGGGCCGGGGTGGCCGCGCCGTTGGTGGTGGTGGTGCTGGCGATCGCGACGGCGGCGTTCTGCGGGGTGGTGGCCGTCGGCATCTCCGACGGCCGGGACCGGGCGGTCACCCGGACGGTGCCGGCCGACGCGCTGGTCGCCGGTGACCGGTTCGCCCCGGACACCGCGGCGGCGCTGGCCGGGCTGCCCGGGGTCCGGGCGGTCACCCCGGTGCTCGCCCAGCCGGGCCAGCGGCTGTACGCCGACGCCGACGGCCGCCCCGCCGGGGCGGGGGAGGCGTACGTGCTGCTGGTGGAGCCGGCCGGCTTCGCGGACGTGGCCCGCCGGTCGGGGCTCGACGTGGCGGTGCCGGGGACGCTGCGCGGCGACCGGGCGAGTGCGCTGCCGGCGCTGGTGTCGCCGGACTTCGCCGCCGCGCTGGCCGAGGCGGAACTCGCCGACCGGGCCGGCCGGCGTCCCGGCTGGGTCGACGTGCAGGGCAACAAGCTGCCGTTCCGCCTCGCCGGCACGACCGCACGGTTCCCGCTGGTGCCGGCGGAGATCACCCGGTTCGTGGTGCTGCCCTGGCCGGACCTGCCCGCCGACGGGCCGTACCCGCTCGCCCCGACCGGTTTCCTGCTCGCCGCCGGTGACCGCCCGGTCGACCCGGCCGCCCTGGCCCGGGTCGCCGAGGAGGGCCAGACCCGCTACCAGACCGACGGGACGGTGACCGGCGGCAAGCGCCCGCTGCCGCCGCGGGTGACGACGTGGGCGGCGGAGCGGGAACGGCTCGGCGGCAGCGGCGTCAACGGGCTGCTCGTCTTCGGCTTCGCCGTGGGCGCGGCCGGAGGCGCCCTGCTCGGGCTGCTCGCCCTGGCGTTCGCCGTGCTGGCCGGGGCCCGGGGCCGCGGTCAGGTGCTGTCCCGGCTGCGCACCATGGGGCTGTCCCGCCGGCAGTGGCAGGGCCTGCTGCTGATCGAGCTGGCCCCGCTGGTGGTGGTCTCGGTGCTGACCGGGGCGGTGGTCGGCGCCCTGCTGCCGGTGCTGCTCAATCCGGTGCTGGGGCTGTCCGCGTTCACCGGCGGGGTGCCGGTGACCGTCCGCTTCGAACCCGGCCTGGTCGCCGGGGTGCTCGGGCTGGCCGTGCTGGCCCTGGCCTTCGCCGTCGCGGTGGAGGCCGTGAACAACCGTCGGCTGCGCCTCGGCGAGGTGCTCCGGCTCGGAGAGGAGAGCTGA
- a CDS encoding ABC transporter ATP-binding protein, protein MTATAESTAVPDLAELQRRAAHRAAERAGGRDRLRGHIVCDGLVRIFKTEGVEVVALQGLDLVIDRGELVAIVGASGSGKSTLLNILSGLDTPTAGIARVADYDLLALSNRRRLSYRRDVVGFVWQQTGRNLLPYLTARENVELPMRLAGRSGGRRARRARAQELLELVGVGHCADRRPGQLSGGEQQRCAVAVAVANDPEVLFADEPTGELDEATGAEVFAALRTINAELGVTIVVVTHDQAVATQVRRTVAIRDGRTSSEVRRTARVTADGSTELVSEEYAVLDRSGRMQLPAPFVDALSLRDRVRLNLEPDHVQVRPGDVAAGTERSDA, encoded by the coding sequence ATGACCGCTACCGCCGAGAGCACCGCCGTACCGGACCTGGCCGAGTTGCAGCGGCGGGCCGCGCACCGCGCGGCCGAGCGGGCCGGCGGGCGGGACCGCCTGCGCGGGCACATCGTCTGCGACGGGCTGGTCCGCATCTTCAAGACCGAGGGCGTCGAGGTGGTCGCCCTGCAGGGGCTGGACCTGGTCATCGACCGGGGTGAGCTGGTGGCGATCGTCGGCGCGTCCGGCTCGGGCAAGTCGACGCTGCTCAACATCCTCTCCGGGCTGGACACCCCGACCGCCGGGATCGCCCGGGTCGCCGACTACGACCTGCTCGCGCTGTCGAACCGGCGGCGGTTGAGCTACCGGCGGGACGTGGTCGGCTTCGTCTGGCAGCAGACCGGCCGGAACCTGCTGCCGTACCTGACCGCGCGGGAGAACGTCGAGCTGCCGATGCGGCTGGCCGGGCGTTCCGGGGGCCGACGGGCCCGGCGGGCGCGGGCGCAGGAGCTGCTGGAGCTGGTGGGCGTCGGCCACTGCGCCGACCGCCGGCCGGGCCAGCTCAGCGGCGGCGAGCAGCAGCGCTGCGCGGTCGCCGTGGCGGTGGCGAACGACCCGGAGGTGCTCTTCGCCGACGAGCCGACCGGCGAGCTGGACGAGGCCACCGGCGCGGAGGTCTTCGCGGCGCTGCGCACCATCAACGCCGAGCTGGGCGTGACGATCGTGGTGGTCACCCACGACCAGGCCGTGGCCACCCAGGTCCGCCGGACCGTCGCGATCCGCGACGGCCGGACCTCCTCCGAGGTACGCCGCACGGCACGGGTCACCGCCGACGGCAGCACCGAGCTGGTCAGCGAGGAGTACGCCGTGCTGGACCGCTCCGGCCGGATGCAGCTGCCGGCGCCCTTCGTGGACGCCCTGTCGCTGCGTGACCGGGTCCGCCTGAACCTCGAACCGGACCACGTCCAGGTCCGTCCCGGCGACGTGGCCGCCGGCACCGAACGGAGTGACGCATGA
- a CDS encoding redoxin domain-containing protein: MPAVTRRILPTVLTVAVLGLTACGGAEPATPAATPDTATATPGTTAAAPVSVTPGASGDAARPATPATLDFTARTIDDRPFAGSSLAGRPAVLWFWAAWCTRCRGVADDVAAVQRDNAARVTVLGVAGLGSGAEAMRRFAKDTGIAGFPHLADDDGAVWRRFGITGQEQYVLLDSTGKVVHSGPLAQDELRRRIAELT; this comes from the coding sequence ATGCCCGCCGTCACCCGCCGAATCCTCCCGACCGTCCTGACCGTGGCCGTCCTGGGCCTCACCGCCTGCGGCGGCGCCGAGCCGGCCACCCCCGCCGCCACGCCGGACACCGCCACCGCCACGCCGGGCACGACCGCCGCCGCCCCGGTGAGCGTCACGCCGGGCGCCTCCGGCGACGCCGCCCGCCCGGCCACACCGGCCACCCTGGACTTCACCGCGCGCACCATCGACGACCGGCCCTTCGCCGGGAGCAGCCTCGCCGGCAGGCCGGCGGTGCTGTGGTTCTGGGCGGCGTGGTGCACCCGCTGCCGGGGGGTCGCCGACGACGTGGCCGCCGTGCAGCGGGACAACGCCGCCCGGGTCACCGTGCTCGGTGTGGCGGGGCTGGGCAGCGGCGCCGAGGCGATGCGCCGCTTCGCCAAGGACACCGGCATCGCCGGGTTCCCCCACCTCGCCGACGACGACGGCGCGGTGTGGCGCCGGTTCGGGATCACCGGCCAGGAGCAGTACGTCCTGCTCGACTCGACCGGGAAGGTCGTCCACTCCGGGCCGCTGGCCCAGGACGAGCTGCGCCGCCGGAT
- a CDS encoding GNAT family N-acetyltransferase yields the protein MTDVIFREAVRADLPTLVALLADDVLGKARDVAEVDEAYERAFADITADPRNQQVVADRGGEVVGCMQLTYIPGLGRHGAERALIESVRVRSDLRGQGLGRLMMRWAIDQARQRGCALVQLTTDKSRDDAHRFYRTLGFVASHEGMKLPL from the coding sequence ATGACCGACGTGATCTTCCGGGAGGCGGTCCGGGCGGACCTGCCCACCCTCGTCGCCCTGCTCGCCGACGATGTGCTCGGCAAGGCCCGGGACGTCGCCGAGGTGGACGAGGCGTACGAGCGGGCGTTCGCCGACATCACCGCCGACCCGCGCAACCAGCAGGTCGTCGCCGACCGGGGCGGCGAGGTGGTCGGCTGCATGCAGCTCACCTACATCCCGGGGCTGGGCCGGCACGGCGCCGAGCGGGCCCTGATCGAGTCGGTGCGGGTCCGCTCCGACCTGCGCGGGCAGGGGCTGGGCCGGCTGATGATGCGGTGGGCGATCGACCAGGCCCGGCAGCGGGGCTGCGCGCTCGTGCAGCTCACCACCGACAAGTCCCGTGACGACGCCCACCGCTTCTACCGCACCCTGGGCTTCGTCGCCAGCCACGAGGGCATGAAGCTCCCGCTCTGA
- a CDS encoding Prokaryotic metallothionein — protein MATCEVCGNDYWMAFEVRTVSGDVHTFDCFECAAHKLAPICEHCDVKILGHGVEVAGRFFCCAHCARHEETQGAEIRDAVGARPA, from the coding sequence GTGGCTACCTGCGAGGTCTGCGGCAACGACTACTGGATGGCGTTCGAGGTGCGTACGGTCAGCGGCGACGTGCACACCTTCGACTGCTTCGAGTGCGCGGCGCACAAGCTGGCGCCGATCTGCGAACACTGCGACGTCAAGATCCTCGGTCACGGGGTGGAGGTCGCCGGCCGGTTCTTCTGCTGTGCGCACTGCGCCCGCCACGAGGAGACCCAGGGCGCGGAGATCCGCGACGCGGTCGGCGCCCGCCCGGCCTGA